In Micromonospora sp. LH3U1, one genomic interval encodes:
- a CDS encoding isochorismatase family protein produces the protein MNGAELSATPGGTVRGGRLDADYAGAGFARRLGWGTRPALVLVDPVAAYAVPSSPLFLATAEAAMAAMAALLAAARAARVPVAFTAVRYADESCAEAPLFAAKVPALAAFAAGNPLGDFPTQVTPAPGDHIVYKHYASAFAGTALAAWLTAAGVDTVVLGGFSTSGCVRASAVDALQHGFRPMVVREACADRDPGPHEANLFDLDAKYADVVPLADAVARLAGH, from the coding sequence ATGAATGGTGCCGAGCTGTCCGCCACCCCCGGCGGTACCGTGCGTGGCGGCAGGCTCGATGCCGACTACGCCGGTGCCGGGTTCGCCCGCCGCCTCGGCTGGGGCACCCGGCCCGCGCTCGTGCTGGTCGACCCCGTCGCCGCGTACGCCGTACCCTCGTCGCCGCTGTTCCTGGCCACCGCGGAGGCCGCGATGGCCGCGATGGCCGCGCTGCTGGCGGCGGCCCGCGCGGCCCGGGTTCCGGTGGCTTTCACCGCGGTGCGGTACGCCGACGAGTCCTGCGCCGAAGCGCCCCTGTTCGCCGCGAAGGTCCCGGCGCTGGCCGCGTTCGCCGCCGGCAACCCACTCGGCGACTTCCCGACCCAGGTCACGCCTGCCCCGGGCGATCACATCGTGTACAAGCACTACGCCAGCGCCTTCGCCGGAACCGCCCTGGCCGCCTGGCTCACCGCGGCCGGCGTCGACACGGTGGTGCTCGGCGGCTTCTCCACCAGCGGCTGCGTCCGCGCGTCGGCGGTGGACGCCCTGCAACACGGGTTCCGCCCGATGGTGGTGCGCGAGGCGTGCGCCGACCGCGATCCCGGCCCGCACGAGGCCAACCTCTTCGACCTCGACGCCAAGTATGCCGACGTGGTGCCGCTGGCCGACGCGGTCGCCCGGTTGGCCGGCCACTGA
- a CDS encoding DUF4437 domain-containing protein, protein MRAHVELIHENDYIWHVGELPHGEGGVHERRLSTDEEDGSSSLALRFDSDWGRGPGVPHADTEFFVRSGSLIYGGQEIGPGGYLQVPRGVPMDWIKIREGSSVLHWREYGDCGFDVGKAQWSPASARWETAVGEVTVVDSNDMEWTAAPTVGPITPLYIKLLHRDPVTNFYTRLIRAHKGWSDHRLAHHPCYEEFYTLGGKMAYNFGDIDEGTYCFRPAGVKHGHFVAETDIDWIIRSDGELINWYTTDEWVKWGGTATNYHEHDEAPVISTLPVRSRSRGPWSGDGM, encoded by the coding sequence GTGCGAGCGCACGTCGAACTGATTCACGAGAATGACTACATCTGGCACGTCGGGGAGCTGCCGCACGGCGAGGGCGGGGTCCACGAACGCCGGCTCTCCACGGACGAGGAGGACGGATCGTCCTCGCTGGCGTTGCGGTTCGACAGCGACTGGGGGCGCGGGCCGGGCGTGCCGCACGCCGACACCGAGTTCTTCGTGCGGTCCGGCTCGCTGATCTACGGCGGTCAGGAGATCGGCCCGGGCGGCTATCTTCAGGTGCCCCGGGGCGTGCCGATGGATTGGATCAAGATCCGCGAGGGCTCGTCGGTGCTGCACTGGCGCGAGTACGGCGACTGCGGTTTCGACGTCGGGAAGGCACAGTGGAGTCCGGCCTCAGCGCGGTGGGAGACCGCCGTCGGCGAGGTGACGGTGGTGGATTCCAACGACATGGAGTGGACCGCCGCCCCGACGGTTGGGCCGATCACCCCGCTCTACATCAAGCTGCTGCACCGCGACCCGGTGACCAACTTCTACACCCGCCTGATCCGGGCCCACAAGGGCTGGAGCGACCACCGGCTGGCCCACCACCCCTGCTACGAGGAGTTCTACACGCTCGGCGGGAAGATGGCGTACAACTTCGGCGACATCGACGAGGGCACCTACTGCTTCCGGCCGGCCGGGGTGAAGCACGGCCACTTCGTCGCCGAGACCGACATCGACTGGATCATCCGGTCGGACGGCGAGCTGATCAACTGGTACACCACCGATGAGTGGGTCAAGTGGGGCGGCACGGCGACCAACTACCACGAGCACGACGAGGCGCCGGTCATCTCCACCCTGCCGGTGCGGTCCCGTTCGCGCGGCCCCTGGTCCGGCGACGGGATGTGA
- a CDS encoding dihydroorotase: MARYDLLVKGGTLVLPYVGTVRADLATRDGRIAAIGADLDPADAAEVLDANARLVFPGAVDAHYHLGIYRSLAEDAAEETRSSLVGGATTVLSYFRTGQHYLNRTGAYADIFPEVLAAVSGRAYTDYGFHLAPMDTAQVGEVPALVDEHGVSSFKYYMFYKGFNLSADSRDAKSFTMSDEYDLGHLYQIMEAVAAANGPDRRVSLSLHCEQSELMRLFIDRVRAAGDPQTLKAYSDARPPLTERVAIGEATTLAGATGCPVNLLHLSSADALDAARAARAALPGADIRAEVTLHHLCLSYDALTGLGGKVNPPIRTVADTEALWAGVLDGSVDWVASDHACCTEEHKGDALWPALPGFGGTALLYPLLISEGMHKRGLSPARIAELASANPARAYGLWGRKGNLVVGADADLAIVDPDLEREVTTDLLLSGQDHCPFEGRKVRGWPVVTVVRGHVAYRDGAVAGVPQGVYVTR, translated from the coding sequence GTGGCGCGTTACGACCTGCTGGTCAAGGGCGGCACGCTGGTGCTGCCGTACGTGGGAACGGTCCGGGCTGATCTCGCCACCCGTGACGGCCGGATCGCCGCCATCGGGGCCGACCTCGACCCGGCCGACGCCGCCGAGGTGCTCGACGCCAACGCCAGGCTGGTCTTCCCCGGCGCGGTGGACGCGCACTACCACCTGGGCATCTACCGGTCGCTCGCCGAGGACGCCGCCGAGGAGACCCGGTCCTCCCTGGTCGGCGGGGCGACCACGGTGCTGTCCTACTTCCGGACCGGGCAGCACTACCTCAACCGCACCGGCGCGTACGCCGACATCTTCCCGGAGGTGCTCGCGGCCGTGAGTGGGCGTGCCTACACCGACTACGGGTTCCACCTCGCGCCGATGGACACCGCGCAGGTCGGCGAGGTGCCCGCACTGGTCGACGAGCATGGGGTGTCGTCGTTCAAGTACTACATGTTCTACAAGGGCTTCAACCTCAGCGCGGACTCCCGCGACGCCAAGTCCTTCACGATGAGCGACGAATACGACCTGGGGCACCTCTACCAGATCATGGAGGCGGTCGCGGCGGCCAACGGCCCGGACCGGCGCGTGTCGCTGTCGCTGCACTGCGAGCAGTCCGAGCTGATGCGGCTGTTCATCGACCGGGTCCGGGCGGCCGGTGATCCGCAGACCCTCAAGGCATACTCCGACGCCCGCCCGCCGCTCACCGAGCGGGTCGCCATCGGCGAGGCCACCACCCTGGCCGGCGCCACCGGCTGCCCGGTCAACCTGCTGCACCTGTCCTCGGCCGACGCGCTGGACGCGGCCCGGGCGGCCCGCGCCGCGCTGCCCGGCGCCGACATCCGGGCCGAGGTCACCCTGCACCACCTCTGCCTGTCCTACGACGCGCTGACCGGACTGGGCGGCAAGGTGAACCCCCCGATCCGCACGGTGGCCGACACCGAGGCGCTGTGGGCCGGGGTGCTCGACGGTTCGGTCGACTGGGTGGCCTCCGACCACGCGTGCTGCACCGAGGAGCACAAGGGCGACGCGCTCTGGCCGGCCCTGCCCGGCTTCGGCGGCACCGCGCTGCTCTACCCGCTGCTGATCAGCGAGGGGATGCACAAGCGTGGGCTGTCGCCGGCCCGGATCGCGGAGCTGGCCTCGGCGAACCCTGCGCGGGCGTACGGCCTGTGGGGGCGCAAGGGCAACCTCGTGGTGGGCGCGGACGCCGACCTCGCGATCGTCGACCCTGACCTGGAACGGGAGGTGACGACCGACCTGCTGCTGTCCGGGCAGGACCACTGTCCGTTCGAGGGGCGCAAGGTCCGCGGCTGGCCGGTCGTGACGGTGGTCCGCGGGCACGTCGCATACCGCGACGGCGCGGTCGCCGGAGTGCCGCAGGGGGTGTACGTCACCCGCTAG
- a CDS encoding CaiB/BaiF CoA transferase family protein — protein MPGALNGITVVDASTLFAGPLAATILGDYGAEVIKIEHPVKGDPARGHGPAKDGVPLWWTMLGRNKQTVTLDLGRPAGAALARRLLAEADVLIENFRPGTLERWGLAPDSLQEHNPGLVIARVTAFGQHGPYRDRPGFGTLAEAMSGFAAITGQPDAPPTLPPFGLADGIAALTCAQAVMTALYHRDAGRPAGTGPGQVIDLAIIEPLVTVLGMQAMAYDQLGTVQQRSGNRSVNNAPRNTYRTRDGRWVAISTSAQAIAERVLRLVGHPEVIDEPWFANGVTRAQHADELDGYVGGWIAERDLAEVVAEFEAAQAAVAPIYDIADVFADPQYQALDTVTTVEDPVLGPLRMPNVLYRMSATPGAIAWTGRPRGADNQSVYGDRLGLSADELADLQSRGVI, from the coding sequence GTGCCCGGTGCACTGAACGGCATTACGGTGGTGGACGCCTCGACGCTCTTCGCCGGTCCCCTGGCCGCCACCATCCTGGGCGACTACGGCGCCGAGGTCATCAAGATCGAGCATCCGGTCAAGGGTGACCCCGCGCGGGGGCACGGCCCGGCCAAGGACGGCGTGCCGCTGTGGTGGACCATGCTCGGCCGCAACAAGCAGACGGTCACGCTCGACCTCGGCCGGCCCGCGGGCGCCGCGCTGGCCCGCCGGTTGCTCGCCGAGGCCGACGTGCTGATCGAGAACTTCCGGCCCGGCACGTTGGAGCGCTGGGGCCTGGCCCCGGATTCGCTGCAGGAGCACAACCCCGGGCTGGTCATCGCCCGGGTCACCGCGTTCGGCCAGCACGGGCCGTACCGTGACCGGCCCGGCTTCGGCACCCTGGCCGAGGCGATGAGTGGCTTCGCGGCCATCACCGGTCAACCGGACGCTCCACCCACACTGCCGCCGTTCGGGCTCGCCGACGGCATCGCCGCGCTCACCTGCGCCCAGGCCGTCATGACCGCGCTCTACCACCGCGACGCCGGCCGACCCGCCGGTACCGGCCCCGGACAGGTCATCGACCTGGCGATCATCGAGCCGCTGGTCACCGTGCTCGGCATGCAGGCGATGGCGTACGACCAGCTCGGCACGGTGCAGCAGCGCAGCGGCAACCGGTCGGTCAACAACGCCCCGCGCAACACCTACCGCACCCGCGACGGCCGCTGGGTGGCGATCTCCACGAGCGCCCAGGCGATCGCCGAACGGGTGCTGCGGCTCGTCGGGCACCCCGAGGTGATCGACGAACCGTGGTTCGCCAACGGCGTCACCCGGGCACAGCACGCCGACGAGCTCGACGGCTACGTCGGGGGCTGGATCGCCGAGCGTGATCTCGCCGAGGTGGTCGCCGAGTTCGAGGCGGCCCAGGCTGCGGTGGCCCCGATCTACGACATCGCCGACGTCTTCGCCGACCCGCAGTACCAGGCCCTGGACACCGTGACCACGGTGGAGGATCCGGTGCTCGGTCCGCTGCGGATGCCCAATGTGCTGTACCGAATGTCCGCGACACCCGGTGCCATCGCGTGGACCGGGCGTCCGCGCGGCGCCGACAACCAGTCCGTGTACGGCGACCGGCTCGGCCTCAGCGCCGACGAGCTCGCCGACCTGCAGTCGAGAGGCGTGATCTGA
- a CDS encoding cyclase family protein has translation MGPRTGAPQPDLDPGVTALWPALVGARVIDLAQPMRQGMPQSPNHPPFRMVIERRHGDLVRADGGSAANEVIITGGHVGTHVDALAHVSQDGLVHSGRPAAAAQSHEGFAELGIETFDPYVGRAVLLDVAAVHSTAVLPAGYEITPDDLEQAAGNTRITAGDAVLIGTGWSRRWGDGAAFVGLADGVPGPGVAAARWLAERAPRVVGGETIAFEHLAPGRGHATLPVHRILLVEHGINIVETMNLAALLDTGVREFLFVLNPLPIVGATGAPVRPLAVLP, from the coding sequence GTGGGCCCACGCACCGGTGCACCGCAACCCGACCTCGATCCCGGCGTCACCGCGCTGTGGCCGGCGCTGGTCGGGGCCCGGGTCATCGACCTGGCCCAGCCAATGCGCCAGGGAATGCCCCAGTCACCGAACCACCCGCCGTTCCGGATGGTGATCGAGCGCCGCCACGGCGACCTGGTGCGCGCCGACGGCGGCAGCGCCGCCAACGAGGTCATCATCACCGGCGGGCACGTCGGTACCCACGTCGACGCGCTGGCCCACGTCTCGCAGGACGGACTCGTGCACTCCGGCCGGCCGGCCGCGGCAGCGCAGTCCCACGAAGGCTTCGCGGAGCTGGGCATCGAGACGTTCGACCCGTACGTCGGACGGGCCGTGCTGCTCGACGTCGCCGCCGTGCACTCCACCGCCGTGCTGCCGGCGGGTTACGAGATCACTCCGGACGACCTGGAGCAGGCCGCCGGGAACACCCGGATCACAGCAGGCGACGCGGTCCTGATCGGCACCGGCTGGTCGCGGCGGTGGGGCGACGGAGCGGCGTTCGTCGGGCTCGCCGACGGCGTACCCGGCCCCGGGGTGGCCGCCGCGCGCTGGCTCGCCGAGCGCGCGCCCAGGGTGGTCGGTGGCGAGACGATCGCCTTCGAGCACCTCGCGCCCGGACGCGGGCACGCCACCCTGCCGGTGCACCGGATCCTGCTGGTGGAGCACGGGATCAACATCGTGGAGACGATGAACCTGGCCGCGCTGCTGGACACCGGGGTCCGGGAGTTCCTGTTCGTGCTCAACCCGCTGCCCATCGTCGGGGCCACCGGCGCCCCGGTCCGCCCGCTGGCGGTGCTGCCGTGA
- a CDS encoding MmgE/PrpD family protein, with amino-acid sequence MTPGGGTAGTTAAPGDEPTLSARLARFAVDCRDHGVPDAVRADIPGRVLDILGLALAAHADPGADAAAAALRSVRRWGGVGEATVIGSGDRLPAPAAALVNGVLAHSLDFDDTHLPSVLHPSASVVPAALAAAEAVETGAAAGGAALVAAVAAGIEITNRLGMAGYLPDTGVNVFFERGQHATSICGTIGAAVAAGLLYGLDEEGIGHAIGIAASMGAGILEANRTGGSVKQAHCGWAAHAGVSAAVLAADGLTGPPTVLEGRFGFFTAHTGDFTADALLRGLGTDWEVLRTVYKPYPSNHFTHPGVDCALALRAGGLDPADVAEIELGVAAPVLRTIAEPTAEKTRPRSAYHAKFSGPYTIAAALLGGGGLGLSLDDFAGELPADRLALAARVRCVADPRASELFPRAFAAVLRVRTRGGALLEHRVDSSRGGPQHPLSAADLATKFQLNAERAVPPAQIAALRDAVLGATGAGVTPSALLALTASAR; translated from the coding sequence GTGACGCCGGGCGGAGGTACGGCCGGGACCACGGCCGCGCCGGGCGACGAGCCCACGCTCAGCGCCCGACTGGCGCGCTTCGCGGTCGACTGTCGTGACCACGGCGTACCGGACGCCGTCCGCGCCGACATCCCCGGCCGGGTGCTGGACATCCTGGGGCTGGCCCTGGCCGCGCACGCCGACCCGGGGGCCGACGCCGCGGCGGCCGCGCTGCGCTCCGTACGGCGCTGGGGCGGTGTCGGCGAGGCCACCGTCATCGGCTCCGGCGACCGGCTGCCCGCCCCGGCCGCCGCACTGGTCAACGGGGTGCTGGCCCACTCGCTGGACTTCGACGACACGCACCTGCCCTCGGTGCTGCACCCGAGCGCCAGCGTCGTGCCGGCCGCGCTCGCCGCCGCGGAGGCGGTCGAGACCGGTGCGGCCGCCGGCGGCGCGGCCCTGGTCGCGGCGGTGGCCGCCGGGATCGAGATCACCAACCGGCTCGGTATGGCCGGCTACCTGCCAGACACCGGGGTCAACGTCTTCTTCGAGCGGGGCCAGCACGCCACCTCGATCTGCGGCACGATCGGCGCGGCCGTCGCGGCCGGCCTGCTCTACGGCCTGGACGAAGAGGGCATCGGCCATGCCATCGGGATCGCCGCGAGCATGGGCGCCGGCATCCTGGAGGCCAACCGCACCGGCGGCTCGGTCAAACAGGCCCACTGCGGCTGGGCCGCCCACGCCGGGGTGAGCGCGGCGGTGCTGGCGGCCGACGGGCTGACCGGCCCGCCGACCGTGCTGGAGGGGCGGTTCGGCTTCTTCACCGCGCACACCGGCGACTTCACCGCCGACGCGCTGCTGCGCGGGCTGGGCACCGACTGGGAGGTGCTGCGCACGGTCTACAAGCCGTACCCGTCGAACCACTTCACCCACCCCGGCGTCGACTGCGCCCTGGCGCTGCGGGCCGGCGGGCTCGACCCGGCCGACGTCGCCGAAATCGAGCTGGGGGTGGCCGCCCCGGTGCTGCGTACCATCGCCGAACCCACCGCCGAGAAGACCCGCCCGCGCAGCGCGTACCACGCGAAGTTCTCCGGCCCGTACACGATCGCGGCGGCGCTGCTCGGCGGTGGTGGCCTGGGGTTGTCGCTCGACGACTTCGCCGGCGAGCTGCCGGCCGACCGGCTGGCGCTGGCGGCCCGGGTCCGGTGCGTGGCCGACCCCCGGGCGTCGGAGCTGTTCCCGCGTGCGTTCGCGGCGGTGCTGCGGGTGCGGACCCGCGGCGGTGCCCTCCTGGAGCACCGGGTCGACTCGTCGCGCGGCGGGCCGCAGCATCCGTTGAGCGCGGCCGATCTGGCGACGAAGTTCCAGCTCAACGCCGAGCGGGCGGTTCCTCCGGCGCAGATCGCCGCGCTGCGCGACGCCGTGCTCGGCGCCACCGGTGCCGGGGTGACGCCATCGGCGCTACTCGCGCTGACCGCCTCGGCTCGCTGA
- a CDS encoding HpcH/HpaI aldolase/citrate lyase family protein, with amino-acid sequence MAASPDVVERKGPKPLRSYLYVPGDAPDKLAKAAGRGADAVIVDLEDAVPQAGKDAARSAVAAFLRSAPPGVAWWVRINPGRLGHVDAATVVGPGLAGLCVAKAESAAELVALDEVLGVAESAAGSLVGTTPVVPLLESAAAVVAVLDIARAPRVRRLQLGEADLRADLGVTLGPDERELLFVRSQVVLASAAVGIEPPVGPVSTDFRDLVALRESTMALRRLGFVGRACIHPAQVAVVNEVFTPAPDEVATAADLVARFDAAVRDGVGVCLDAQGRLVDEAVVRSARRLLALAV; translated from the coding sequence ATGGCCGCATCGCCGGACGTTGTCGAGCGGAAGGGCCCGAAGCCGTTGAGGTCGTACCTGTACGTGCCCGGGGACGCGCCCGACAAGCTGGCCAAGGCGGCGGGGCGCGGCGCGGACGCGGTGATCGTCGACCTGGAGGACGCGGTGCCGCAGGCCGGCAAGGACGCCGCCCGCTCGGCGGTCGCCGCCTTCCTGCGCTCCGCACCACCCGGGGTCGCCTGGTGGGTGCGGATCAACCCGGGCCGGTTGGGCCACGTCGACGCGGCGACCGTCGTGGGGCCGGGGCTCGCCGGGCTCTGTGTGGCGAAGGCCGAGTCCGCCGCCGAACTGGTCGCCCTGGACGAGGTGCTCGGCGTGGCCGAGTCGGCGGCCGGGTCGCTGGTGGGCACGACCCCCGTGGTGCCGCTGCTGGAGTCGGCGGCGGCCGTGGTCGCGGTCCTCGACATCGCCCGCGCACCCCGGGTACGGCGGCTGCAACTCGGCGAGGCGGACCTGCGCGCCGACCTCGGTGTCACGCTCGGGCCGGACGAGCGGGAACTGCTCTTCGTCCGCTCGCAGGTGGTGCTGGCCAGCGCGGCGGTCGGCATCGAGCCTCCGGTGGGGCCGGTCAGCACCGATTTCCGGGACCTGGTCGCGCTGCGCGAGTCGACGATGGCGCTGCGGCGGCTCGGCTTCGTCGGCCGGGCCTGTATCCACCCGGCGCAGGTCGCGGTGGTGAACGAGGTGTTCACCCCCGCACCGGACGAGGTGGCGACGGCGGCGGACCTGGTGGCCCGCTTCGACGCGGCGGTCCGCGACGGCGTGGGGGTCTGCCTCGACGCACAGGGCCGGCTGGTGGACGAGGCGGTGGTCCGCTCCGCCCGGCGCCTGCTCGCCCTGGCCGTGTAG